The proteins below come from a single Cololabis saira isolate AMF1-May2022 chromosome 2, fColSai1.1, whole genome shotgun sequence genomic window:
- the mrpl46 gene encoding 39S ribosomal protein L46, mitochondrial: MAAPCQRIMAGRSVQFWCRFRRTAAAGSVRRFSVCSARRAGAGAGSEPAGSGWTLAAAAVLQRLPVLSARLDPVEERFRRMMLQMELEKSLLSDHELRLLEDAERMSRKQADDYDSDEEGGRGDQEIMLGQDLEDTWEQKLKGFQPAPRDTAGVDGDATSAERCLAETLVLLARQPVGGEKLWLLPQAQWRGGETLRQTAERALAALPAGFTASFLGNAPCGVYKYKLPRALRTESSAGLKVFFFKAVLAAGAPAQTPDAPLVWARKSELQQYLKPEYRAKVDRLVLSV, from the exons ATGGCTGCGCCCTGTCAGAGGATCATGGCAGGTCGGTCAGTccagttctggtgtcggttccgCAGAACCGCTGCTGCGGGTTCTGTTCGCCGGTTCTCCGTCTGCTCGGCCCGgcgggccggggccggggccgggtcGGAACCGGCGGGTTCGGGCTGGACTCTGGCGGCCGCCGCGGTTCTGCAGAGGCTGCCGGTTCTGTCGGCCCGACTGGACCCGGTGGAGGAGCGGTTCCGACGGATGATGCTGCAG ATGGAGCTGGAGAAGAGCCTGCTGTCGGACCACGAGCTGCGGCTGCTGGAGGACGCGGAGCGGATGAGCCGCAAGCAGGCGGACGACTACGACTCCGACGAGGAGGGAGGCCGCGGCGACCAGGAGATCATGCTGGGCCAGGACCTGGAGGACACGTGGGAGCAGAAGCTGAAGGGCTTCCAGCCGGCGCCGCGGGACACAG CCGGCGTGGACGGGGACGCGACCTCGGCGGAGCGCTGCCTGGCCGAGACGCTGGTGCTGCTGGCCCGGCAGCCGGTGGGCGGGGAGAAGCTGTGGCTGCTGCCGCAGGCCCAGTGGCGCGGAGGAGAGACGCTGCGACAGACGGCGGAGCGGGCGCTCGCCGCCCTGCCAG CCGGCTTCACGGCCTCCTTCCTGGGCAACGCGCCCTGCGGCGTCTACAAGTACAAGCTGCCCCGGGCGCTGCGGACGGAGAGCTCGGCGGGGCTGAAGGTTTTCTTCTTCAAGGCCGTCCTGGCGGCCGGCGCTCCGGCCCAAACCCCCGACGCCCCGCTGGTCTGGGCCAGGAAGAGCGAGCTGCAGCAGTACCTGAAGCCCGAGTACCGGGCCAAGGTGGACCGCCTCGTCCTCAGCGTCTGA